CAGCACGGTCGCGAGCGCCGGATCGCGAGCCAGCACGAAGAGTTGCTGGTCCATGCAATCCAAATCCCAGGCCAGGCAGCAAACGACGAACACAAACCACTGGTAACGGGTCAAGTCTTTGAGACTGGCCCATCCGGTTCGCGGCGGGGACGGAACGGAAGAATCAACGGACATTGGCAGCGCTCTTCTTGAAGCGAGTGAGTGGCGGGAACCCGAGAATCGGTCCAGGCGGTTCCGAAAACATTACCCGGCCGCCCGATCCGATGCCAGCATTTCCGCGAGTGCCGCAAAGTCGCTATGATAGATTTTTCGCTTTCGCGAGAGCAGAGGTTCTAATCGGATGCCCGCAGAGCGCACGTTTCCGCTAGCGGTCGGCTTTCTCGGTGCCGGACAAATGGCCACCGCGCTCGCGTCCGCGTGGGCGAAGGCCGGCCTGCTCGACGCCTCGCGCAGCCGCGCCGCGGATCCGTACCCGGACGCCCGCGCCAAGTTCCAGGCCGCCACGGGCATTAAAACCGTCGAAGCGAACCGCGACGTGGTCGCCGCGTGCGACGTTCTCGTGCTCGCGGTCAAGCCGCAAGTCATGTCAGCGGTTCTCGATGAGATCAAGCCGGCCATCAGCGCGGCCCACTTGATCGTTTCCATCGCCGCCGGCGTCACACTGAAAACGCTCGGCGACAGTTTGGGCGCAGACACGAAACTCGTGCGCGTGATGCCAAACACGCCGTGCCTCGTGAGCGCGAGCGCGACCGGTTTCAGCCCCGGGTCGACC
This region of Gemmata massiliana genomic DNA includes:
- the proC gene encoding pyrroline-5-carboxylate reductase, giving the protein MPAERTFPLAVGFLGAGQMATALASAWAKAGLLDASRSRAADPYPDARAKFQAATGIKTVEANRDVVAACDVLVLAVKPQVMSAVLDEIKPAISAAHLIVSIAAGVTLKTLGDSLGADTKLVRVMPNTPCLVSASATGFSPGSTATLDDAALVESLFSAVGTAYRVPEYLLDAVTGLSGSGPAFVYLFIEALADGGVRCGLPRPVAQSLAAQTVLGAARMVLETGQHPGALKDAVASPGGTTIAGIHALERAAFRAAAIDAVEAATKRAQELGKRE